In a single window of the Botrytis cinerea B05.10 chromosome 10, complete sequence genome:
- the Bcnop1 gene encoding Bcnop1 — protein MAYTPRGGARGGDRGGRGGFGGGRGGDRGGRGGFGGRGGGRGGGDRGGRGGGRGGGRGAPRGGRGAPRGRGGAGARGGAKTIVEPHRHEGIFVARGKEDMLVTKNLSPGESVYGEKRISVEGAGPANEDGTPSTTKTEYRVWNPFRSKIAAGVLGGMDEIFIKPGAKVLYLGSASGTSVSHVADIVGPTGTVFAVEFSHRSGRDLINMATHRTNVIPIIEDARHPLKYRMLVSMVDVIFADVAQPDQARIVGLNAHLFLKVGGGILVSIKASCIDSTAAPEAVFAREVQKLREERIKPLEQLTLEPFERDHCMVSGRYVRSL, from the exons ATGGCATACACACCAAGAGGAGGTGCTCGTGGCGGCGACCGTGGTGGACGTGGAGGTTTCGGCGGGGGAAGAGGTGGTGACCGTGGTGGTCGCGGAGGCTTTGGAGGAAGAGGTGGTGGCAGAg GTGGTGGAGACCGTGGAGGACGTGGAGGTGGTcgtggaggtggaagaggagcTCCCCGTGGAGGACGTGGTGCCCCAAGAGGCCGTGGAGGTGCTGGTGCCAGAGGTGGTGCTAAGACCATTGTC GAGCCCCATCGTCATGAAGGAATCTTCGTCGCTCGTGGCAAGGAAGATATGTTGGTCACCAAGAACCTTAGCCCAGGTGAATCCGTATACGGCGAGAAGCGCATCAGTGTCGAGGGCGCCGGCCCAGCCAACGAAGATGGTACTCCAAGCACCACCAAGACCGAATACCGTGTCTGGAATCCTTTCAGAAGTAAGATTGCAGCAGGTGTTCTTGGTGGTATGGATGAAATTTTCATCAAGCCCGGTGCTAAGGTTCTTTACCTTGGTTCCGCTTCTGGAACTTCAGTTTCCCACGTTGCCGATATCGTTGGACCCACAGGAACTGTTTTCGCAGTCGAATTCTCCCACAGATCTGGTCGTGATCTCATCAACATGGCTACCCACCGCACAAACGTCATCCCAATTATTGAGGACGCTCGTCACCCACTTAAGTACAGAATGTTGGTCTCTATGGTCGACGTTATCTTCGCCGATGTTGCACAACCTGATCAAGCCCGTATTGTTGGATTGAACGCACATTTGTTCTTGAaggttggtggtggtattTTGGTTTCCATCAAGGCATCCTGTATCGACTCCACCGCTGCGCCAGAAGCTGTTTTCGCTAGAGAGGTACAAAAattgagagaggagagaattaAGCCTTTGGAGCAATTGACTCTAG AACCTTTCGAGAGAGATCATTGTATGGTGTCTGGACGTTACGTCCGATCCTTGTAA